The stretch of DNA ATGGACAAGGCCAAAGCCATGATCCTGCAGCTGCGGGACGGTGAGAATTTCGACCAGGCCTATGCGAATAATCAGGTGACGGCGCACGAGCAGACCATTGAGCTGTATCGAGAGTATGCCCAGAACGGTGAGAACGCCGAACTCAAGAAGTTCGCTGAATCGACACTTAAGGAACTCGAGCAACACCTGCAGAAAGCGCAGGAACTTGCCGCAAGCCACGGCGGAAATCAGTAAACACCCCACGACTGGCGCCGCGATCGCGACGCCAGTCATCAAACCTCCGCAGGCAGTTTCCAGTCAATCGGTGCCAGCCCCTGCTGTTTGAGAAACTGGTTGGTCCGGCTGAAGTGCCCATTACCGATAAAGCCCCGATGTGCGGACAAGGGCGAAGGATGGACCGACTTGAGCAACAGATGCTTGGTAGGGTCGATCAGCTTTGCCTTGCTCTGAGCGTGAGCGCCCCAGAGCATGAACACAACGTTCGATCGTCTTTCGCTAACGACCTCGATAATCCTGTCGGTAAGCTGCTGCCAGCCCATCTTGGCGTGCGACCCAGCCATCCCCTGCTCCACTGTCAGCGATGTGTTAAGCATTAGCACACCTTGATCCGCCCAATGCTGCAAATAGCCGTGGCCGGGGATATCCAAGTTAAGGTCGCGCTTGAGCTCCTTGAAAATGTTCTGCAACGACGGCGGCGGCGCGATGCCCGGCTGTACCGAAAAACATAATCCGTGTGCCTGCCCAGCGCCGTGGTATGGATCCTGCCCGAGAATGACCACCCGGACTTGGTCCAGCGGAATGGAATTCAACGCATTGAATATCAGCGGGCCCGGCGGGTAGATGATCTTTCCGGCTGCCTTTTCGCGCCGTAGAAACGCACTCAGCTCCTGCATGTAGGGCTGTTCGAACTCATTTCTCAGAGCCGCTTTCCACGAGCTTTCGAGTTTGATGCGATCACCGTGATTCATGGGGCTGCCCTGAAATGCCGAGGCGCTGAACCCTAAGGAAAGGATGCAGGCGAGTCAATGACGGGGCGGACCACCGCAAGACGGCCAAGTTCTCCTTAAAACGTCGACCCTTTCACAGTTGAGCAACAAACCACCCCTGCCCGACGAATGAGTACGTGACGCATAGTCGCAGGCGGCAGTAAAAATGCTTCTCGCCAACAAAAATTACAACAAGGAATCAGCAATGAAACGGACTGCACTCCTCGCTCTTGGGCTGGGGTTTTGTCTGGCAGTTGAAGCTGCCGATCCGATAACCCTCGGGCTCAACTATCCCCGCACCGGTAGCTACAAGGAAGAAGGCCTCTCGCAAATGCGCGGCGCTCTTCTGGCTATCGAAGAAATCAATGCTAACGGCGGCGTTCTGGGCCGGCCCTTGAAACTGTCTACACGCAATTCGGCATCGCGACCGGAAAAGGCCGTAGCCAATGTCGACAAGCTGGCCGATGAAGGCGCTGCAATGCTGTTCGGCGGCGCCTCAAGTGCGGTAGCCATCGCAGCAGGAAAGCGCGCTAAAGAGCGCGGCCTGCTCTACTTCGGCACCCTCACCTACTCTAACGATACGACGGGCAAAGACGCGCATCGCTACATGTTTCGCGAATGCAACAACGCCTGGATGAGCGCAAAGGTGCTTGGCCAATACCTGAACCTGCACTTTCCCAACAAGCGCTACTTCTACATCACGTCGGATTACACCTGGGGCCACACAAGCGAGAGCTCGCTTCGCCAGGCCACCAGCACGCAAGACAGCAACCAGCACCCGGGCATCCGTACCGCATTTCCTGGCGCACGGCTATCCGATTATCGTGCGGCGTTGACTGAGGTGGCTCAGAGCGAGGCCGAGGTGCTAGTTCTGGTGCTGTTCGGTGAAGACTTGGTGCGGGCGATGCGGATCGCTGATGAACTTGGCCTGAACAAGAAAATGCAGGTCGCCGTCCCGAACCTTACCCAAAACATGGTTGAGACCGCGGGTCCGGACATCATGCGCGGTGTCCTCGGCACCGAACCTTGGACGTGGCGCGTACCCGCCCTGGAAGGCTCCGTCGCCGGTCAGAAATTCGTTGAGAACTATGATGAGCGCTACCAGATTCATCCCTCCAGCTCTGCGGCATCGGCCTACAGCATCGTCTATCAATGGGCAGACGCGGCCACCCGTGCACGCAGCCTGGACAGCGAGCGGATCATCGCAGCACTCGAAGGCCATCGTTACAGCCTGCTGAAGGACGAGCAGCAATGGCGTACGTTCGATCACCAGAACGTGCAGACGGTCTATGCGGTGAAGGTCAAACCACGCGAGGAAGTGCTCAAGGATCGGTTCAAGCAGGACTACTTCGAGATCGTTCACCGCCTGACCGGTGAGCAGGCCGCACCATCACTCGCCGAATGGCAGGCCGAACGTCGCGCGGGCGGCAAGACGCTGGCCTTGCAATAATCAACGAAACAAGCGGCCTGAGCCTCCAGGCCGCTGCAACACTCATCGAGCCTCCCACCTGTCATCAAGCTGTCGTGCTCCTGCCGCGACAGCCGCTCCCGAGCACCCTCGAACAATCCCATCATCGACGGATGCCTCGCGCCTAAACTCTGCGTGTTCGTAAGCGGCGACATCGCAACTGCCATGCAACACACGGGCTATTCGCGCATCTGATGCAAGACGTCGCACACACTTGATGAGGATGGCTATCCCATGAGCACGACCGCAGTAGAACCCTACAAATCCGGCGTTTTCGACCTTACCCACAAACTGACCGTCGAGAAGCATGGGCATACCGCGCTGATAACCGTCAATCACCCACCTGCCAATACATGGGATCGCGAATCTTTGATCGGTCTCGCGCAGGTTGTCGAACATCTGAATCATGACGACGAGGTGTATGCACTGGTCATCACCGGCCAGGGTGAGAAGTTCTTCAGCGCCGGTGCGGATCTCAAGCTTTTCGCAGATGGCGACCGGGTTCGGGCGCGCGAAATGGCAAAGCGTTTCGGTGATGCTTTCGAGGCCTTGCGCGGGTTCCGCGGAGTATCAATCGCCGCGATCAACGGCTTCGCCCTGGGTGGTGGACTTGAGTGCGCGCTGGCATGCGATATCCGCATTTCCGAACGACAAGCCCAGCTCGGCCTGCCGGAAGCCTCAGTCGGTTTGCTGCCATGCGCTGGCGGTACTCAGGCGCTCGCCTGGCTGGTGGGAGAAGGCTGGGCGAAGCGAATGATCCTCTGCGGCGAGCGCGTAACGGCAGACACCGCCCTGCGTATCGGCCTAGTCGAGCAGGTCGTCGAACCAGGGGAGGCGCGAGGCCATGCGCTGTTGCTGGCTTCTCGCGTTGCACGCCAGAGTCCTGTCGCGGTACGCACAATCAAACCACTTATCGACTCGATGTGCCGCCGAGGCCCGGCCAGCCTCGCTGCAGCCGAACGTGAAGCGTTCGTCGATTTGTTCGATGCCGAAGACACGCTGGAAGGCGTCAATGCCTTTCTCGAGAAGCGTGATCCACGCTGGCGAAACCGCTAAACGTAGCCTGAATAAACTAAAGGCGCCCCGAGTATTTGCAGCCCTCGGCGCGCCTTCTCTGCGCCAGCCTAAACAAAGGCTGGCGGTGAACCAACAAAATGGCCGCCAGTGGCCTATCGGTGATGGTAGTGACGGCGGCCGTTGTAGTCTCGGCGCTGGTGCATTCTGTAGTCGCGGCCATCGCGGACCACTGGAGGCCGGCCGAAGCTGTTCGGATGGTCGCGGCGCCAGCGCTGCGGCCGGTCAACCCTTGATTTTCCCCGATTGTCCCAGCGCTGAAACTGGCCGATTTCACCACGACGCTGGTGATTCCAACGCTGGCGATCTGACCCCCTGTGACGATCATAATATTGGGGTGGCAGCTGGCCCTGATAGCGCGGCGGCAGGTTCTGAGGATATTGTCTGTGCTGCGGATAGGGACTGCGCGGATCGTACTGATACGAGCGGCTCTCGACGCGATAGCTGCCGCCATCTGGCTGGTAGAACCATACGCCGCCCCGCGAGTCTGCGCCTGCCTGAGCGGTGAGACCCAAACCCAGCAAAAGTAACGCTACGCGAATTTTCATCGGATACCTCCAACGGCCGCTCTGCCTGTAGCTGCAGCCTGCCTCATAAGACCACGGCGCAGGGCTGACGGGCATTTGATCGGACATATGGCGCATTTCCATATGTGTCAGCAGCCGCCGCGCAGCACACCGGACCGTCGCGGCCTTGTACGGCCGCCGTCGCTTCCCGATAATAGCGGCCTTTTAGCCTCGGCTCATGCAGAGCGCACAGGAACCCGCGATGACCGAACTCGCCCTGATCATGGTTAGCGCCATCCTGGTCAATAACTTCGTGCTGGTGCAGTTTCTCGGTCTGTGCCCGTTCATGGGGGTTTCGAAGAAAATCGAAACCGCAATCGGCCTCTCCCTGGCCACGACCTTCGTTCTTACGCTCGCTGCAATGTGCAGTTATATCGTCCAGCAATACGTGCTGAAGCCGCTGGACCTTGAGTTCCTCCGTACGATCAGCTTCATTCTGGTGATCGCTGTCGTAGTGCAGTTCACGGAAATGGTGGTGAACAAGACCAGTCCGTTGCTGTACCGCGTACTGGGAATCTTCCTCCCGCTAATTACCACCAACTGCATCGTGCTCGGCGTCGCGCTGCTGAACGCCAACAAAACCGAGTTCACCTTCCTCACCGCCACGGCCAACGGCTTCGCCGCCGGCTTGGGTTTTTCCCTGGTATTGGTGCTGTTCGCCGCGATGCGTGAGCGCATCGCCATTGCTGACGTCCCCCGCTCATTCCAGGGCGCGGCCATCGGTATGGTCACGGCCGGTTTGATGTCGCTGGCGTTCATGGGCTTCAGCGGGTTGATCAAGCTATGAGTCTGGTCGTTATAGCCGTACTCGCATTGCTGGCGCTGTGCCTGGTGTGCGGTGCCATTCTCGGGTTTGCCGCCGTGCGCTTTCGCGTAGAGGGTGACCCGATTGCCGACCAGATCAACCAGTTACTGCCGCAAACACAGTGCGGCCAGTGTGGTTATCCGGGGTGCAAGCCCTATGCCGAGGCGATCGCCGGCGGTGACAAGATTAATAAATGCCCCCCTGGCGGTGAGTCGACCATCCAGGCTTTGGCCGATCTGCTCGATGTTGAGCCCGAACCGCTGGATGCCGCAGAAGGTGAAGTGCCTCCCCGCGTCGCTTATATCCGTGAGGCCGAATGCATTGGCTGCACCAAGTGCATTCAGGCCTGCCCGGTAGACGCCATCGTTGGCGCCGCCAAGCAGATGCACACGGTCATCGTCTCCGAATGCACGGGCTGTGACCTATGCGTAGATCCGTGCCCGGTGGACTGCATCGACATGATCGACGTCGGCAGCAACCTGCAGAGCTGGAAGTGGGACAAGCCGTTGATGCCGGGCCAACTGATTGCCAGTGACCGGGAGCAGGCCGCATGACGTCGCTTAACACCTGGGATATCCACGGCGGAATTCATCCGCCGGAGCGCAAAGAGCTCTCCAACCGCACCCCGATTCAGCAGCCGCCGCTACCCGCCCGACTGGTAGTACCGCTCGCCCAGCATCTCGGCGCCCCCGCCGAACCCTGCGTCACGCTTGGTGAGCACGTGCTCAAGGGGCAGAAGATTGCCGAGGCCACGGGCTTCGTCAGCGCACCGATCCATGCCCCCACCTCCGGGACCATTAGCTTCATCGGGCCGCAACCCTACCCTCATGTTTCTGGCATGCTCAATGCGGCCATCGTCATTGTCAGCGATGGGCAAGACGAATGGATCGATCTACAGCCGCAAACGGATTACCGGGCCATGCTGCCAGCGATGCTGCTGGAGCTGATCCGCGACGCAGGAATCAGCGGCCTCGGCGGCGCCGGCTTCCCTACTGCCGTCAAGCTGACATCCCAGCCCGCTCGAAAGGTCCGGGCGCTGATCATCAACGGCACCGAATGCGAGCCCTATATCACCGCCGATGATCTATTGATGCGCGAGAAGGCCGCCGAGCTCGTCGCCGGCATCGAGATACTCGCGCACCTGATCCAGCCGGATCAGGTCCTGATCGGAATCGAAGACAACAAGCCCGAAGCTATCGAAGCCGTAAGAGCCGCGATCGGCGAGCGTGATTTTCTGCTCAAGGCGTTCCCTACAAAATATCCTTCGGGTGGCGAAAAGCAGCTGATCCAGATTCTGACCGGCGAAGAAGTGCCCAGTGGTGGCCTACCGGCGGATATCGGCATGCTCTGTCAGAACGTCGGCACCTGCGTGGCGGTTCATGACGCCGTGCTGCTCGGCAAGCCGCTCATTTCACGCATTACCACCCTGACGGGCGAAGCCCTGACTCGCCCGATGAACGTCGAAGCGTTGATAGGCACGCCGGTGGCGGACCTGCTCGCATTTGCAGGGCTCGACAGTAGCAAGCTCAACCGGCTCATCATGGGCGGGCCGATGATGGGCTTTACCCTGCCGTCGATGGACGTGCCGCTAATCAAGACCACCAACTGTCTGCTCGCCAGCACTCTGGTCGAGTTGCCGCCACCTCCTCCTGCGTTGCCCTGCATTCGCTGCGGCGAATGTGCAGAGGCCTGTCCAGCCAGCCTGTTGCCGCAACAGCTGCATTTCTTCGCGCTGGGCCAGGAGCATGAGCAGCTCAAAGCGTACAACCTGTTCGACTGTATCGAATGCGGCGCCTGTGCCTATGTCTGCCCGTCGAGTATTCCGCTCGTGCAGTACTACCGCGCCGCCAAGGGTGATATCCGCGCGCTGGAGCAAAAGCAGCAAAAGGCTGAACACTCCAAGCAGCGTTTCGAACTCCGCCAAGAACGCCTGCGACGCGCCGAGGAGCAGAAGGAAGCCGATCGCAAGGCCCGTGCCGAGCGCGCCGCTCGCGCAAAAGCAGCACAGGCTGAGACGAGCTCAACGGCCAGTCAGGACGATTCGGTTGCCCGCGTTCAGGCAACTAAAGCCGGACTCTCCGACGAGCAGAAGAAACTCAAGATCGAAGCGAGCATGGCTCAGGTCGCCCTGAAGAAAGCGGAGAAACAGCTCGCCGCTCATGCAACGCCTGAGCTCGAATCTCAGGTGACCGAACTGCGCGAGGCCGCCGCCCAAGCACAGCAAGCACTGGATAAGGCCATCGCGGCTGCCCCCCCTACGCAAGCCCTGTCGCCCCCTGCGAACGATGACGTCGCGAAGAAGGCCAAGATCGAAGCGGCGATGCTTCGCGCGCAGGTGCGCAAGCTGGAGAAGCTTGAGAGCCTCGATGCCGACCAGCAGACCGAGCTGAGCCGTCTTCAAACTCAACTCGCCACGGCCGAGCAGGCATTGGCCAATGCACAGACGCCAGCCGCGGCACCGGCCAAACCGGCGCATGACGAGGCGCTGAAGAAAGCCAAGATCGAGGCAGCCATGCTCCGCGCACAGGTGCGCAAGTTGGAGAAGCTCGACAGCCTTGATGGCGAGCAGCAGGCCGAGTTGGACCGCCTGCAAGAGCAGCTCGACGCGGCCGAACGGACCCTGGCAACTGCGCAGGGCAGCACACCCGCTGCTGCTGCGGTCAAATCCGCGGGTGACGACGCATTGAAGAAAGCCAAGATCGAAGTGGCGATGAAGCGGGCTGAACTCAGGAAAGCCGAGAAGGCCGGCGCCGAGGCAGCCGACCTTAGCAAGCTCCGTGACGGGCTAGCCAGTGCCGAGAAGGCGCTGCACGACGTCGAAGCGACCGCCAGCAAACCTGCTCCAGAATTGATACGTGGCGACAAACAGCCAGTGAACGAACTGACCCGGGCACTCAAGACTGACGTCGCCTTCGCCCGCGCCGACCTGCGCAAGCTTGAGCGCGATGAGACCAGCGCAGCCAATGCGATCGAAGCTGCCCGGGCTCGGCTGAGCGAGGCCGAACGCAAACTACAGGAACACACCGACTCCACACGGATGGACGCGCCTCAGGCGTGACCATCGGCGCGTCATCAACCGCCTACACCAGCATTCCACCGGAGAGCCAATGGCCCTGCCCCGCATCACCTCACCGCATACCACCGGCAACAACCGCACCCAGCGGGTCATGTTGCTGGTGCTGGCGGCTACGCTGCCCGGTGCGATCGTACTGACCTGGCTGTATGGCGTCGGCACACTGATCAATCTGGCATGGGCGAGTGCCGTGGCGCTAGGCTGCGAAGCGCTGATCCTCAAACTACGGCAGCGCCCTGTGCAGTTCTTCCTACGCGATGGCAGCGCACTGGTCACCGCCGTGTTGCTTGCTCTGGCGCTGCCACCCTACTCACCCTGGTGGCTGACGCTAATCGCCACCGGCAGCGCGGTGATTTTTGGTAAGCAGCTTTACGGCGGCCTGGGGCAGAACCCGTTCAACCCGGCGATGATCGGCTACGTCGTAGTGCTGGTGTCCTTCCCCGTGGAAATGACCACCTGGCCGGTGCCGCACAGCGTTGGACTCAGCGCCGGCTTGCAACACATCCTCGGCATCGCCTCGCTGCCCGACGGCTGGACCCAGGCTACGGCGCTCGACCTCCTCAAAGTTAACAAGAGCCTGACCATTGACGAGCTCTGGGCCAACCCGGCCTTTGGACATTTCGGCGGCATCGGCTCGGAAGTGGTCAACCTGGCCTTTCTCGCCGGCGGGCTGTTTTTGCTGCACAAACGACTGTTCAGCTGGCATGCACCTGTCGGTATGCTCGCGGCCCTGGCGCTAATTAGCCTGCTGTTCTGGAATGGATCAGGGTCAGACAGTCATGGATCGCCGTTATTTCACCTGCTCAGCGGCGCAACCATGCTTGGCGCCTTCTTCATCGTGACGGACCCGGTGAGCGGTGCCACCAGCAACCAGGGCCGGCTGATCTTTGGCGCCGGTGTCGGCATCCTCGTCTACGTCATTCGCGCCTGGGGCGGCTATCCGGATGCCGTGGCGTTCGCCGTATTGCTGATGAACCTCTCCGCACCGACCATCGACTACTACACCCGTCCGCGCACCTATGGCCACCGCAAGGCCGAGCGCGGCTTCAAGCTGGGCGAATGACATGATCCTTCCTGAACTCAGCCGCTCGATGTTCAAGAACAGCCTGGTGCTGGGCCTGTTCGCGGTGGTGACTGTAGGTGCCGTGACGATGCTGCAGCAGTTCACTGCCGAGCGTATCCAGGCATCCGAACGCGCCGCGCAACTGCGCGCGCTGAACGAAATCCTGCCCCGCGACAGCTACGACAATCAGTTGCTCGATAACAGCATCGAGATACACGACCCGCTGCTGGGCACGCGCCAGCCACTCGCCGCCTATATCGCCCGCAAGGACGGCAAGCCCAGTGCAGTGATTCTCCAGGCCGTCGCACCAGACGGGTACAGCGGAGCGATACATCTGCTCGTCGGCGTCCAGGCGGATGGAAAAATCGCCGGTGTCCGCGTAGTCAACCATCGCGAAACGCCTGGCCTGGGCGACAAAATCGAACTGGCGAAAAGCCAATGGATACGCAGCTTCGACAACCGTTCGCTGAGTGATCCAGGCGAATCCGGCTGGGCCGTGAAAAAAGATCGCGGTGACTTTGACCAGTTTGCCGGCGCCACCATCACCCCCCGGGCCGTGGTCGGCGCGGTACACCGCGCCCTGCAGTATTTCGACGCGCATAAGGCCGATCTGCTCAGTACTGACGGCGGTCCTGTTGCCCCGGAGCGAGCCTTGGAAAGCGTGACAGAGCCCGCGCAAGTGACGACCCATTCCCGGGCCGGAGCCGCCGCGACCCGTGACGCATTACAGGTCGACAATCCTCAGCCCGCGCAGAAAGGCCCAACACCATGAGCAATCCCAGCTATCGCGAACTGAGCGTCAATGGCTTGTGGAAGAACAACCCGGCACTGGTGCAGCTGCTGGGGCTCTGTCCACTGCTGGGCGTCAGCAACTCGGCAGTCAATGCCATAGGGCTTGGACTGGCGACGGCGCTGGTGCTGATCTGCTCGAACATCGGCGTTTCGTTGGTGCGGGGCGTCGTCAACACCGCCGTGCGCCTACCGGCCTTCGTCATGATCATCGCCGCGCTGACCACCTGCATCGAGCTGCTGATGCAGGCCTATACCTATGAGCTGTACCAAATCCTTGGCATCTTCATCCCGCTGATCACCACTAACTGCGTAATTCTCGGCCGCGCCGATGGTTTTGCTGCCAAACACAACCCGCTAATCGCCGCCTTCGACGGATTGGTCATGGGGTTGGGTTTTGCATTGGTGCTGGTAGTCCTGGGAGGGCTGCGAGAACTGCTCGGAACCGGTGCGCTGTTTGCCAATATGCATCTGCTGTTCGGCCCGGTGGCCGCCGACTGGCAGATCATCCTGTTCAACGATTACACAGGCTTTCTGCTGGCGATTCTCCCTCCCGGGGCATTCATCGTGCTCGGCCTGTTGATCGCATTGAAGAACAGCATCGACCAGCGTCTGGCTGAACGCGCCAAGGCCCGACAGCCGATGGAGCCGGTACAAAGTCGTCGCGTGCGCGTTACCGGCGTGATCGAATGATGGCGAGAGGGTTTGCTCGATGAATGCCGAGAAACGCCGGGAGATCTTTCGTCGCTTTCATGAAGACAATCCTGAGCCGAAAACCGAGCTGGCCTACAGCACGCCTTTCGAGCTGCTGATCGCGGTGATCCTCTCGGCACAGGCGACGGACGTGGGCGTGAATAAGGCCACGGCCAAGCTCTACCCCGTCGCCAACACGCCGGAAGCCATTCACGCGCTTGGTTACGATGGCCTGTGCAGCTACATCAAAACCATCGGGCTTTATCCGAGCAAGGCTAAAAACGTGCTGGAGACGTGCCGTATTCTGGTCGAGAAACACGGCAGCCAGGTCCCCGATAACCGTGAAGATCTCGAGGCGCTGCCTGGGGTCGGACGCAAAACGGCCAACGTGGTGCTCAATACGGCCTTTCGTCAGTTCACCATGGCCGTGGACACTCATATCTTCCGCGTTTCCAACCGTACCAATATCGCGCCAGGCAAGAACGTCTTAGAGGTCGAGCGGCGGCTGGTCAAGTTTGTGCCAAAGGAATATCTGTTGGATGCGCACCACTGGCTGATCCTACATGGACGCTACGTCTGCAAAGCACGTCGGCCGCAATGCGGCAGTTGCCGGATCGAAGATCTTTGCGAGTACAAGCACAAGACGTCGGACGATTGAGCCAGCGCTTGGAAAAGCTATTGCACGATTGAAAAAATCTTTTTTACGGCACTCACATTTGTCGCTATAAGGTGCGCCATTAGCGCGCTTTAGCCGTGGAGTGAGACAAGTGTCCGAGAAAGAAGAGATCCAGATTGAAGATGACTTCGTCGCAGACGACGAAGACGACACCTCCGAGGCTCCGGTGGAGGTAGCGAAGACCAACCTCACCAAGCGCCGGATCATCGACAATCTGCTCGAAGAACGTCGCTTGCAGAAACAGCTCAACGAGTTCGATTTCGACCTCTGAATTGAAAAAGCCCCGAGATCGGGGCTTTTTTTCGTGGCTTCTGCTATCAGTCGCGACGCGACGGCGACAATAGTTCGACCTTGTACCCGTCAGGATCTTCGATGAACGCCAGGATGCTGGTTCCATGCTTCATCGGCCCCGGCTCACGGGTGACCTTGCCGCCACGACTGCGGATATCCTCGCACGCCCTGTAGACGTCCTCGACCTCTAACGCGATATGGCCGTATCCGTCACCCAGGTCGTATTTCTCAACGCCCCAGTTGTGGGTTAATTCCAGCACGCTGTTATGCGCCTCGTCGCCGTAGCCGACAAAGGCCAGAGTAAACTTGCCCTCCGGATAGTCCTTGCGTCGCAGCAGGGTCATGCCCAGCACTTCGGTATAAAAGGCGATGGATCGATCCATATCGCCGACTCGCAGCATGGTGTGCAGCAGTCTCATGGTGTGGTTCTCCTCATGTTCGGCAAGGCAGAAAGCATAACCCCGGCTCGTGGCCGGGGTTATGTCAGAACCGTGCCCCGTTCCGTTTAGAACTGGGTCCGGCCCTTGTTCGCAGCAATGCGCATGCGCAGTGCGTTGAGCTTGATGAAGCCCCCAGCGTCGGCCTGATCGTAAGCGCCAGCGTCGTCCTCGAAGGTTGCGATGTTGGCATCGAAAAGCGAGTCGTCCGATTTACGGCCAGTGACGATGACGTTGCCTTTATAGAGCTTCAGACGAACCACGCCGTTCACATTGACCTGCGAGGCGTCGATCATCTGCTGCAGCATGCTGCGCTCTGGGCTCCACCAGTAACCGTTGTAGATCAGGCTGGCGTACTTGGGCATCAGCTCATCTTTCAGGTGGGCGACTTCACGGTCCAGCGTGATCGACTCAATGGCCCGATGCCCCTTGAGCATGATGGTGCCACCGGGAGTCTCGTAGCAGCCACGGGACTTCATTCCGACATAGCGGTTCTCGACGATATCCAGACGACCGATGCCGTTCTCGCCGCCGACCTTGTTCAGATACGCCAGCACTTGGGCCGGGCTCATATCCTTGCCATCGATCGCAACGATGTCGCCTTTGCGATAGGTCAGTTCGATATAGGTGGGGGCGTCCGGCGCAGCTTCGGGCGACTTGGTCCAGCGCCACATGTCTTCTTCGTGCTCGGTCCAGGTATCTTCCAACACACCGCCCTCATAGGAGATGTGCAGCAAGTTGGCATCCATGGAGTAAGGCGACTTCTTCTTGCCGTGGCGCTCGATCGGGATGGCATGCTTCTCGGCGTAGTCCATCAGCTTCTCACGCGAAAGCAGGTCCCACTCACGCCAGGGCGCGATTACCTTGACGCCCGGCTTCAGTGCGTAGGCACCGAGCTCGAAACGAACCTGATCGTTGCCCTTGCCGGTGGCGCCGTGAGAGATGGCATCGGCGCCGGTCTCGTTGGCGATCTCGATGAGCCGCTTGGCGATCAGCGGACGGGCAATGGAAGTACCCAGCAGGTATTCGCCTTCATACACGGTGTTGGCGCGGAACATCGGGAAGACGAAATCGCGGACGAACTCTTCGCGCAGGTCATCGATGTAGATCTCCTCGACACCCATGGCCTTGGCCTTGGCACGGGCTGGCTCGACTTCCTCGCCCTGACCGAGGTCAGCGGTGAAGGTCACCACTTCACAGTTATAGGTGTCTTGCAGCCACTTGAGGATCACCGAGGTGTCCAGGCCACCGGAATACGCCAGGACTACCTTCTTTACGTCGGCCATTGCCATCCACTCCCGGGATTGAAGGAAAGCGGAGATTCTACTGGTCGCGACGTATGTTTTACAGGGGCGTGAGCGTCGCGCGGCGTCAGGACGACGGAGCGCCCTTCTCCACGGCGGCCGCGGTGGTCAAAGGGCCCCGCTCCAAACGCAGGGCCACTCGTCGGTTCTTGGCGCGATTGGCCTCACTGTTGTTAGACACCAGTGGATAGCGCTCTCCGTGAAAGCGCAACGTGATCTGCTCCTTCGGGACACCGTTGGCAACGAGATACTCCTCGACCGCTAACGCACGCCGACGGGACAGGTCGCGGTTGGTCAACCGATTGCCGCTGT from Pseudomonas sp. DNDY-54 encodes:
- the ung gene encoding uracil-DNA glycosylase, with amino-acid sequence MNHGDRIKLESSWKAALRNEFEQPYMQELSAFLRREKAAGKIIYPPGPLIFNALNSIPLDQVRVVILGQDPYHGAGQAHGLCFSVQPGIAPPPSLQNIFKELKRDLNLDIPGHGYLQHWADQGVLMLNTSLTVEQGMAGSHAKMGWQQLTDRIIEVVSERRSNVVFMLWGAHAQSKAKLIDPTKHLLLKSVHPSPLSAHRGFIGNGHFSRTNQFLKQQGLAPIDWKLPAEV
- a CDS encoding ABC transporter substrate-binding protein, translated to MKRTALLALGLGFCLAVEAADPITLGLNYPRTGSYKEEGLSQMRGALLAIEEINANGGVLGRPLKLSTRNSASRPEKAVANVDKLADEGAAMLFGGASSAVAIAAGKRAKERGLLYFGTLTYSNDTTGKDAHRYMFRECNNAWMSAKVLGQYLNLHFPNKRYFYITSDYTWGHTSESSLRQATSTQDSNQHPGIRTAFPGARLSDYRAALTEVAQSEAEVLVLVLFGEDLVRAMRIADELGLNKKMQVAVPNLTQNMVETAGPDIMRGVLGTEPWTWRVPALEGSVAGQKFVENYDERYQIHPSSSAASAYSIVYQWADAATRARSLDSERIIAALEGHRYSLLKDEQQWRTFDHQNVQTVYAVKVKPREEVLKDRFKQDYFEIVHRLTGEQAAPSLAEWQAERRAGGKTLALQ
- a CDS encoding enoyl-CoA hydratase; this encodes MSTTAVEPYKSGVFDLTHKLTVEKHGHTALITVNHPPANTWDRESLIGLAQVVEHLNHDDEVYALVITGQGEKFFSAGADLKLFADGDRVRAREMAKRFGDAFEALRGFRGVSIAAINGFALGGGLECALACDIRISERQAQLGLPEASVGLLPCAGGTQALAWLVGEGWAKRMILCGERVTADTALRIGLVEQVVEPGEARGHALLLASRVARQSPVAVRTIKPLIDSMCRRGPASLAAAEREAFVDLFDAEDTLEGVNAFLEKRDPRWRNR
- the rsxA gene encoding electron transport complex subunit RsxA; the encoded protein is MTELALIMVSAILVNNFVLVQFLGLCPFMGVSKKIETAIGLSLATTFVLTLAAMCSYIVQQYVLKPLDLEFLRTISFILVIAVVVQFTEMVVNKTSPLLYRVLGIFLPLITTNCIVLGVALLNANKTEFTFLTATANGFAAGLGFSLVLVLFAAMRERIAIADVPRSFQGAAIGMVTAGLMSLAFMGFSGLIKL
- the rsxB gene encoding electron transport complex subunit RsxB, which produces MSLVVIAVLALLALCLVCGAILGFAAVRFRVEGDPIADQINQLLPQTQCGQCGYPGCKPYAEAIAGGDKINKCPPGGESTIQALADLLDVEPEPLDAAEGEVPPRVAYIREAECIGCTKCIQACPVDAIVGAAKQMHTVIVSECTGCDLCVDPCPVDCIDMIDVGSNLQSWKWDKPLMPGQLIASDREQAA
- the rsxC gene encoding electron transport complex subunit RsxC, producing MTSLNTWDIHGGIHPPERKELSNRTPIQQPPLPARLVVPLAQHLGAPAEPCVTLGEHVLKGQKIAEATGFVSAPIHAPTSGTISFIGPQPYPHVSGMLNAAIVIVSDGQDEWIDLQPQTDYRAMLPAMLLELIRDAGISGLGGAGFPTAVKLTSQPARKVRALIINGTECEPYITADDLLMREKAAELVAGIEILAHLIQPDQVLIGIEDNKPEAIEAVRAAIGERDFLLKAFPTKYPSGGEKQLIQILTGEEVPSGGLPADIGMLCQNVGTCVAVHDAVLLGKPLISRITTLTGEALTRPMNVEALIGTPVADLLAFAGLDSSKLNRLIMGGPMMGFTLPSMDVPLIKTTNCLLASTLVELPPPPPALPCIRCGECAEACPASLLPQQLHFFALGQEHEQLKAYNLFDCIECGACAYVCPSSIPLVQYYRAAKGDIRALEQKQQKAEHSKQRFELRQERLRRAEEQKEADRKARAERAARAKAAQAETSSTASQDDSVARVQATKAGLSDEQKKLKIEASMAQVALKKAEKQLAAHATPELESQVTELREAAAQAQQALDKAIAAAPPTQALSPPANDDVAKKAKIEAAMLRAQVRKLEKLESLDADQQTELSRLQTQLATAEQALANAQTPAAAPAKPAHDEALKKAKIEAAMLRAQVRKLEKLDSLDGEQQAELDRLQEQLDAAERTLATAQGSTPAAAAVKSAGDDALKKAKIEVAMKRAELRKAEKAGAEAADLSKLRDGLASAEKALHDVEATASKPAPELIRGDKQPVNELTRALKTDVAFARADLRKLERDETSAANAIEAARARLSEAERKLQEHTDSTRMDAPQA